Proteins encoded in a region of the Zea mays cultivar B73 chromosome 4, Zm-B73-REFERENCE-NAM-5.0, whole genome shotgun sequence genome:
- the LOC542675 gene encoding leucine-rich repeat receptor-like protein FASCIATED EAR2 precursor: MLTATPLPHQLLATFLLVLASATQPAVPASTDRAALLAFRASLSPPSRAALSSWSGPLSPSWLGVSLHPATAPAPSVTTPSVAELSLRGLNLTGVIPAAPLALLRRLRTLDLSANALSGELPCSLPRSLLALDLSRNALSGAVPTCLPSSLPALRTLNLSANFLRLPLSPRLSFPARLAALDLSRNAISGAVPPRIVADPDNSALLLLDLSHNRFSGEIPAGIAAVRSLQGLFLADNQLSGDIPPGIGNLTYLQVLDLSNNRLSGSVPAGLAGCFQLLYLQLGGNQLSGALRPELDALASLKVLDLSNNKISGEIPLPLAGCRSLEVVDLSGNEISGELSSAVAKWLSLKFLSLAGNQLSGHLPDWMFSFPLLQWLDLSSNKFVGFIPDGGFNVSEVLNGGGGQGTPSESVLPPQLFVSASVDTVSWQLDLGYDVQATTGIDLSGNELCGEIPEGLVDMKGLEYLNLSCNYLAGQIPAGLGGMGRLHTLDFSHNGLSGEVPPGIAAMTVLEVLNLSYNSLSGPLPTTKFPGALAGNPGICSGKGCSENARTPEGKMEGSNHRGWLGGWHGENGWVSLGAFCISTMTSFYVSLATLLCSSNARNFVFRPVRVEY; this comes from the coding sequence ATGCTGACAGCCACTCCCCTACCCCATCAGCTCCTGGCCACCTTCCTCCTCGTCCTGGCGTCGGCGACCCAACCTGCAGTCCCTGCCTCCACCGACCGCGCAGCGCTTCTCGCCTTCCGCGCGTCCCTGTCGCCGCCCTCCCGCGCCGCGCTATCCTCGtggagcggcccgctctcgccatcCTGGCTCGGCGTGTCGCTCCACCCCGCCACGGCGCCAGCCCCTTCGGTCACCACTCCCTCCGTTGCCGAACTCTCGCTCCGGGGCCTCAACCTCACGGGCGTGATCCCCGCGGCGCCGCTCGCGCTCCTCCGACGTCTCCGGACGCTCGACCTCTCCGCCAACGCGCTTTCGGGAGAGCTTCCCTGCTCCCTCCCGCGCTCGCTCCTCGCGCTCGACCTCTCCCGCAACGCGCTCTCGGGGGCTGTCCCCACCTGCCTGCCGTCCTCGCTCCCCGCGCTCCGCACCCTCAACCTCTCCGCCAACTTCCTCCGCCTCCCGCTCTCCCCGCGTCTCTCCTTCCCCGCGCGCCTCGCTGCCCTTGATCTCTCCCGCAACGCCATCTCCGGCGCCGTCCCGCCGCGGATCGTCGCCGACCCCGACAACTCCGCTCTCCTCCTCCTCGACCTCTCCCACAACCGCTTCTCCGGCGAGATCCCCGCCGGTATCGCAGCCGTACGGAGCCTGCAGGGGCTTTTTCTCGCGGACAACCAGCTTTCCGGGGACATTCCTCCGGGGATAGGGAACCTGACCTATTTGCAGGTGCTGGATTTGTCGAATAACCGATTGTCCGGTTCAGTGCCTGCCGGACTTGCAGGCTGCTTCCAGCTTCTGTACCTGCAGCTTGGGGGTAACCAGCTCTCTGGGGCACTCCGTCCGGAGCTCGACGCACTAGCTAGTCTCAAGGTTCTAGATTTGTCGAATAACAAGATATCTGGGGAGATTCCCCTGCCGCTGGCTGGGTGCAGGTCTTTGGAGGTGGTGGACTTGTCAGGAAATGAGATCTCCGGTGAGCTCAGCAGTGCTGTAGCGAAATGGCTGAGCTTGAAGTTCTTATCACTGGCTGGTAACCAGCTCTCCGGCCACCTACCTGACTGGATGTTCTCGTTCCCCCTGCTCCAGTGGCTTGATTTGTCTAGTAATAAGTTTGTGGGTTTCATCCCAGATGGGGGGTTCAATGTCAGTGAAGTGCTTAACGGTGGAGGTGGTCAGGGGACTCCATCAGAGAGTGTGCTTCCACCCCAATTGTTTGTGTCAGCTTCTGTGGACACGGTGTCATGGCAGTTGGATTTGGGGTATGATGTTCAGGCAACTACTGGTATAGACCTGTCTGGGAATGAGCTCTGTGGGGAGATACCAGAAGGGTTGGTTGACATGAAGGGGTTGGAGTATTTGAACCTCTCCTGTAATTACTTGGCTGGGCAGATCCCTGCGGGGCTTGGGGGCATGGGGAGGTTGCATACGCTTGACTTCTCACATAATGGGCTGTCAGGGGAGGTGCCTCCTGGAATTGCAGCCATGACAGTGCTTGAGGTGCTTAACCTCTCCTACAATAGCCTGTCTGGGCCTTTGCCAACAACGAAGTTCCCAGGAGCATTAGCTGGAAACCCAGGAATTTGCAGTGGGAAAGGGTGCTCTGAGAATGCAAGGACTCCAGAAGGGAAAATGGAAGGTAGCAATCACCGCGGTTGGCTTGGTGGCTGGCATGGAGAGAATGGATGGGTATCTCTTGGTGCATTTTGTATCAGCACAATGACTAGCTTCTATGTATCATTAGCAACCTTACTATGCTCCTCTAATGCAAGAAACTTCGTGTTTCGGCCTGTGAGGGTTGAATATTAA